One genomic window of Corynebacterium sp. sy039 includes the following:
- a CDS encoding HPr family phosphocarrier protein translates to MASKTVVVGSSVGLHARPASIIAEAAGEYDEEIFLTLEGGEDDETDAASSLMIMALGAEAGDKVTVTSENAEAVEAIAALIEKDLDAE, encoded by the coding sequence ATGGCTTCCAAAACTGTCGTCGTTGGTTCATCTGTTGGACTACACGCTCGCCCTGCGTCCATCATTGCAGAAGCGGCTGGCGAATATGATGAAGAAATTTTCCTCACTCTTGAAGGTGGAGAAGATGACGAAACCGATGCTGCTTCTTCCCTCATGATTATGGCTCTTGGTGCTGAAGCTGGCGACAAAGTCACTGTTACTTCTGAGAATGCTGAGGCAGTTGAAGCTATTGCCGCACTAATTGAAAAGGATCTTGATGCAGAGTAA
- a CDS encoding carboxymuconolactone decarboxylase family protein, with protein MSIDNLKSALPEYAKDQKLNLGSLVRSTELSEQQLWGTLLASAAATRNEAVFSEIIDEAKEHLSAEAVEAALGAATVMAMNNVAYRAKNWLGDDYAQVKFGLRMNIISKPGVEKVDFELWSLAASAINGCEHCAVAHANTVREEGLTKEQVWEAVKIASVVQAVAQATQIEAAR; from the coding sequence ATGTCCATTGACAATCTCAAGTCTGCTCTACCAGAGTATGCAAAAGACCAAAAACTTAACCTTGGCTCTCTCGTACGTTCCACTGAACTTAGCGAACAACAGCTATGGGGAACATTATTGGCGAGTGCAGCAGCAACACGCAATGAGGCTGTATTTTCAGAAATCATTGATGAAGCAAAGGAACACTTGAGTGCAGAAGCCGTAGAAGCTGCACTTGGTGCTGCAACAGTTATGGCTATGAATAACGTTGCATACCGTGCAAAAAACTGGCTAGGCGATGATTACGCACAGGTGAAGTTCGGTTTGCGCATGAACATCATCTCAAAACCAGGTGTGGAAAAAGTTGACTTCGAGCTGTGGTCACTCGCTGCATCAGCAATCAATGGTTGCGAGCATTGCGCTGTTGCTCACGCAAACACAGTTCGTGAAGAAGGACTTACCAAAGAGCAGGTATGGGAAGCCGTTAAAATTGCTTCTGTAGTTCAAGCTGTTGCTCAAGCAACTCAAATTGAAGCTGCACGCTGA
- the hrpA gene encoding ATP-dependent RNA helicase HrpA encodes MSEHHHGNKHTAHTRCLYEKLSQVSIAEERTFRRRLAKARSAQALAAIEKDITEAQDRLEKRRLSIPTITYPETLPVTSRKDDIAAAIEQHQVVIIAGETGSGKTTQIPKICLELGRGIRGLIGHTQPRRLAARTVAERIAEELDQPVGNTVGYTIRFDDHAHHTTSVKLMTDGILLAEMQKDRYLNRYDTIIIDEAHERSLNIDFLLGYLKQLLPKRPDLKVIITSATIDVDRFAQHFCDSDGNPAPIIEVSGRTYPVDILYRPLTREDGDTTIDLDPLDGLIQAIEELMSYGPGDILCFFPSEADIRAAMEAIENQKWAHTEVTPLFGRLSNAEQHRVFSAHSGRRIVLATNIAETSLTVPGIRYVVDTGTARVSRYSVKNKVQRLPIEKISQASANQRSGRCGRVAEGIAIRLYSEQDFHARPRFSDPEILRTNLANVILRMASLHLGDIESFPFIEKPDTRSIRDGLLLLHELGALAHSTNSRTATENISLSAVGKKLARIPLDPRMGRILIEGEKLGCLHDIYIVVAALSIQDVRERPLDYQAQADQAHARFNDKTSDFLGYLNLWNYLDSQRAKLSGNAFRRLTQQEYLHYMRIREWWDLVAQLKNIGDQLGWEQPEADNHVPDADSIHQALLSGFLSQIGIRLNQSKEFQGTRNTRFMIFPGSALAKKPPQFLMAAELVETTKLWARNSAGIDPAWVEKYAKDVLKHQYSEPHWSAKRASAMVYQNSTLYGVPIISNRLTSYHVVDKKEARELFIRHALVEGDWNTHHKFFHANMQKLQSASEIEEKTRRRDLVIDEDSLFDFYDQRISGEVYNGISFDRWWKRNRPKNPSLLDFDPDALLNSDAEHIPGTDFPDTWQHNDLEFELEYRFEPGHEADGVTVYVPVPLLANLDPQDFQWLVPGLRAELLSELIRTLPKQIRRTLVPAPDFAAKISPLLSPRQGNFYSQIVTALETIGRGGIREDDFSPHALPAYLRMRFAAVDRSGAVIDASRDLVELQNRQADKIKSSVAKTIDMPHSTATQWSKETLGDIPEKAISVVDGQKVTTYPALVVTNEGITIKAMPSQQAAHSAMLTATLALLMRKISISAQKMINGLTLQQKVAVENYPHGGASALMSDAKVTAIRDLILENGGPSRSVERYEQLSDIVTQQAPGRIRQFIVTLAPGLVDYFSIKNQLEKHTGQAAEDMKKQLDFLLSPHALATHGINQLKHLPRYIQAISIRLHDAAHNSAKDRARQKIVNELEQSLEEKIHDMPHKPPAQSVHRIKWMLQELRVSLFAQKLGTATSVSEHKISKAIAALQ; translated from the coding sequence ATGTCTGAACATCATCACGGTAATAAACATACTGCTCACACGCGATGTCTTTATGAGAAACTCAGCCAAGTTAGCATTGCTGAAGAAAGAACTTTTCGACGTCGTCTTGCCAAAGCGCGTTCTGCGCAAGCATTAGCAGCTATTGAAAAAGACATTACTGAGGCACAAGATCGCTTGGAAAAACGCCGCCTAAGTATTCCGACGATCACTTATCCTGAAACTTTGCCGGTCACCTCGCGTAAAGATGATATTGCCGCAGCTATTGAGCAACATCAAGTTGTTATTATCGCTGGTGAAACTGGCTCGGGCAAAACAACCCAAATACCTAAGATCTGCTTAGAACTTGGTAGAGGTATTCGAGGGCTTATTGGACACACGCAACCACGTCGTCTAGCTGCGCGAACTGTAGCTGAACGTATCGCCGAAGAACTTGATCAGCCTGTGGGCAATACCGTGGGCTATACAATCCGGTTCGACGATCACGCACATCACACCACCTCAGTCAAATTAATGACTGATGGTATTTTGCTGGCGGAAATGCAAAAAGATCGTTACTTGAATCGTTATGACACAATCATCATTGATGAAGCACATGAGCGTAGCCTCAACATTGACTTTCTCCTAGGGTATCTCAAGCAATTACTGCCCAAACGACCTGATCTGAAGGTGATTATCACATCTGCCACCATTGATGTAGATAGATTTGCACAACATTTTTGTGACAGTGACGGCAATCCTGCTCCAATTATTGAAGTGTCAGGGCGTACCTACCCAGTTGATATTCTTTATCGGCCACTAACGCGAGAAGATGGCGATACTACGATTGACCTTGACCCGCTTGATGGACTCATTCAAGCAATTGAAGAACTCATGTCCTACGGTCCCGGCGATATCTTATGCTTTTTCCCCAGTGAGGCAGATATTCGTGCAGCCATGGAGGCAATTGAAAATCAGAAATGGGCGCATACCGAAGTCACTCCCTTATTTGGTAGATTATCGAACGCGGAACAGCATCGTGTTTTTAGCGCACACTCTGGTAGGAGAATCGTCTTAGCCACAAACATTGCGGAAACTTCACTTACTGTTCCAGGTATCCGATATGTAGTTGATACTGGTACAGCTCGTGTATCTAGGTACTCCGTTAAAAACAAAGTACAACGACTGCCCATTGAGAAAATTTCTCAAGCCAGCGCCAATCAACGATCCGGTCGATGCGGCCGTGTTGCAGAAGGCATTGCCATCCGGCTCTATTCGGAACAAGATTTTCACGCGCGCCCACGCTTTAGCGATCCAGAGATTCTGCGCACAAATCTTGCCAATGTCATTTTGCGTATGGCAAGCCTGCACCTAGGAGATATCGAGAGTTTCCCTTTCATTGAAAAACCAGATACTCGCTCCATTAGGGATGGATTGTTACTTTTACATGAACTTGGTGCTCTTGCGCACAGCACTAACTCGCGTACCGCAACCGAAAATATCTCTTTGAGTGCCGTCGGGAAGAAATTAGCTCGTATCCCACTCGATCCGCGTATGGGGCGCATTTTGATCGAAGGAGAAAAACTTGGTTGCCTACATGATATATACATCGTCGTTGCAGCGTTGAGCATCCAAGATGTACGAGAGCGCCCATTAGATTATCAGGCTCAGGCTGATCAGGCTCATGCACGATTCAACGACAAAACTAGCGATTTTCTTGGCTACCTTAACCTCTGGAATTACTTGGATAGCCAGCGCGCAAAACTCAGTGGCAATGCTTTTCGACGACTAACCCAACAGGAATATCTGCATTATATGCGGATCCGCGAATGGTGGGATCTGGTCGCCCAGCTTAAAAATATCGGGGATCAACTTGGATGGGAGCAACCCGAAGCAGATAACCATGTCCCGGATGCTGATTCTATTCACCAGGCACTTTTATCTGGTTTTCTCTCTCAAATCGGTATCCGTCTGAATCAATCCAAGGAATTTCAGGGAACTCGCAATACTCGTTTTATGATATTCCCTGGTTCTGCACTAGCTAAAAAACCACCTCAATTTCTTATGGCTGCAGAACTTGTGGAAACAACAAAACTGTGGGCACGCAATAGTGCTGGCATTGATCCCGCATGGGTAGAAAAATACGCAAAAGATGTGCTCAAGCACCAATACTCTGAACCTCATTGGTCTGCTAAACGTGCTAGCGCGATGGTATATCAAAATTCCACTCTCTATGGTGTACCGATCATTAGCAATCGTTTGACTTCATACCATGTGGTAGATAAAAAAGAGGCACGCGAGCTGTTCATTCGTCACGCTCTTGTTGAAGGTGATTGGAACACACATCACAAATTTTTTCACGCTAATATGCAGAAACTGCAGTCTGCTTCCGAGATAGAAGAAAAAACACGACGCCGTGATTTAGTGATTGACGAAGATAGCTTATTCGATTTTTATGACCAACGTATTTCAGGAGAAGTCTATAACGGAATCAGTTTTGACCGATGGTGGAAACGAAACCGTCCTAAAAATCCTTCACTACTAGATTTTGACCCTGATGCACTGCTCAATAGTGACGCCGAGCATATACCTGGTACAGATTTCCCTGATACTTGGCAACACAATGACTTAGAGTTCGAGTTAGAGTATCGATTTGAGCCTGGTCATGAGGCTGATGGCGTTACAGTATATGTTCCTGTTCCTTTATTAGCTAATCTTGATCCTCAAGATTTTCAATGGCTTGTTCCAGGTCTTCGGGCTGAACTGCTCAGTGAGCTTATCCGAACTTTGCCTAAGCAGATAAGGAGAACTCTTGTCCCCGCTCCTGATTTTGCAGCCAAAATATCTCCGCTGCTGTCACCACGCCAGGGCAACTTTTACTCTCAAATTGTCACTGCATTAGAAACAATAGGCCGTGGTGGAATACGAGAAGATGATTTTTCTCCTCACGCGCTACCGGCTTATCTTCGTATGCGTTTTGCTGCCGTCGATCGCTCCGGAGCGGTCATAGATGCCAGCCGTGATTTAGTGGAATTGCAAAACCGCCAAGCAGATAAAATCAAATCTTCTGTGGCAAAAACAATCGATATGCCGCACAGCACTGCAACGCAGTGGTCAAAGGAAACTTTAGGTGATATTCCAGAAAAAGCTATTAGCGTGGTTGATGGGCAAAAAGTCACCACATATCCTGCTTTGGTAGTCACAAACGAAGGAATAACAATCAAAGCAATGCCATCACAACAAGCAGCACATAGCGCAATGCTGACCGCTACTTTGGCTTTACTCATGCGTAAGATCTCCATATCGGCACAAAAAATGATCAATGGCTTAACTTTGCAACAAAAAGTTGCGGTAGAAAACTACCCTCACGGTGGGGCTTCTGCGCTTATGAGTGATGCCAAAGTTACTGCTATTCGTGACTTAATTTTAGAAAATGGCGGCCCGAGCCGATCTGTAGAACGCTATGAACAGCTTTCAGATATTGTTACCCAACAAGCCCCCGGTCGAATACGACAATTTATCGTTACCCTTGCACCTGGTTTAGTAGATTATTTTTCCATAAAAAACCAACTCGAAAAGCATACTGGACAAGCTGCCGAAGATATGAAAAAGCAACTTGATTTTCTGCTTTCTCCTCACGCATTAGCAACTCACGGTATCAACCAACTCAAGCACCTTCCTCGATATATTCAAGCTATCTCCATCAGACTTCATGATGCAGCACACAACTCAGCTAAGGATCGCGCACGACAAAAGATAGTCAATGAACTAGAGCAGAGTCTTGAAGAAAAAATACATGATATGCCTCATAAACCACCTGCGCAATCTGTGCATAGGATCAAGTGGATGTTACAAGAACTACGAGTAAGCCTATTCGCACAAAAACTAGGGACTGCTACAAGCGTATCTGAACATAAAATTTCTAAAGCTATTGCTGCTCTGCAATAA
- the nrdR gene encoding transcriptional regulator NrdR, with amino-acid sequence MHCPFCQNTHSRVIDSRVIESGAAIRRRRECEECGGRFTTVEKAQLLVMKRNGISEPFSREKVIKGVRRACQGRDVPEDALKRLAQEVEETVRNRANKASSQIHANDIGLAILDPLRELDEVAYLRFASVYKSFVSADDFESEIRLMRRRDRKIE; translated from the coding sequence GTGCATTGTCCTTTTTGTCAAAATACGCATTCCAGAGTTATTGATTCACGTGTGATTGAGTCGGGTGCAGCAATACGTCGGCGGCGTGAATGTGAAGAATGCGGTGGTAGATTTACTACTGTAGAAAAAGCTCAGTTACTTGTTATGAAGCGTAATGGGATTAGTGAGCCTTTTTCTCGTGAAAAAGTAATCAAAGGGGTACGTAGAGCATGTCAAGGAAGAGATGTGCCAGAAGATGCCTTGAAGCGCCTCGCCCAAGAAGTAGAGGAAACTGTGCGTAATCGGGCTAATAAAGCTAGTTCCCAGATTCATGCTAATGACATCGGATTAGCTATCTTGGATCCACTGCGTGAATTAGATGAAGTAGCATATCTCCGCTTTGCCTCTGTGTATAAGTCATTTGTGAGCGCTGATGATTTTGAGTCAGAAATACGACTTATGCGTCGTCGCGATCGAAAAATAGAATGA
- a CDS encoding peroxiredoxin, producing MTIKTVGEKFPEFKLTALKGGDLHNVNASQPEDYFETVSLDSYEGKWKVVFFYPKDFTFVCPTEIAAFGKLDEEFQDRDTQILGGSTDNEFSHFNWRATHPELKEVPFPMFSDIKHELIRELGVENAEGVADRATFIIDPDGIIQFVSVTPDAVGRNVDEVLRVLDALQSEEVCACNWQKNDPTKNIDKFAELQEGLK from the coding sequence ATGACTATCAAGACTGTTGGGGAAAAATTCCCAGAATTTAAGCTTACTGCTCTTAAAGGCGGAGACTTGCACAATGTTAATGCGTCTCAGCCGGAAGACTACTTTGAGACAGTTTCTCTTGACTCCTATGAGGGCAAGTGGAAAGTAGTGTTCTTCTACCCTAAAGACTTCACTTTTGTCTGCCCAACCGAGATTGCCGCATTCGGTAAGCTTGATGAAGAATTCCAAGATCGCGATACTCAGATTCTTGGTGGTTCTACCGATAACGAGTTCTCTCACTTCAACTGGCGTGCAACACACCCAGAGCTTAAAGAAGTTCCTTTCCCAATGTTCTCTGACATCAAGCACGAGCTTATTCGTGAACTCGGTGTGGAAAATGCTGAAGGCGTTGCAGACCGTGCAACCTTCATCATTGATCCAGATGGAATCATCCAATTCGTATCTGTAACACCAGATGCTGTTGGTCGAAACGTGGATGAAGTTTTGCGTGTACTTGACGCATTGCAGTCTGAAGAAGTTTGTGCTTGTAACTGGCAAAAGAATGACCCAACCAAGAACATTGATAAATTCGCTGAGCTTCAAGAAGGGCTTAAGTAA
- the lexA gene encoding transcriptional repressor LexA, with protein MKKEKQNSPQAAPDISQLSDRQRRVLEVIRDAIVLRGYPPSIREIGDATGLQSTSSVAYQLKVLEKKGFLRRDPNKPRAVDVRTLTPEEKKPAQHRASQTISPDLAQVSSPTSMIPVVGSIAAGSPILAEENIDTYYPLPADIVGDGDLYMLQVVGESMKDAGILDGDWVVIRSQPVVEQGEFAAALIDGEATVKEFHKDSSGIWLLPHNDAFDPIPGEHAEIMGKVVSVMRRL; from the coding sequence ATGAAGAAGGAAAAACAAAATTCACCACAAGCCGCACCAGATATATCTCAACTTTCCGACAGACAACGTCGCGTCCTTGAAGTTATTAGAGACGCCATTGTCCTTCGCGGCTACCCACCAAGCATTAGAGAAATTGGTGACGCTACTGGTTTACAATCAACCTCTTCTGTTGCTTATCAACTAAAGGTACTAGAAAAAAAAGGGTTTCTCAGACGCGATCCTAATAAACCACGCGCTGTAGATGTGCGTACTCTTACCCCAGAAGAAAAGAAACCTGCACAGCATAGAGCTAGCCAAACCATCTCGCCTGATTTAGCCCAGGTATCTTCACCTACCAGCATGATTCCTGTTGTTGGATCCATAGCAGCAGGATCACCCATTTTGGCCGAAGAAAATATAGACACATATTATCCTTTACCTGCAGATATTGTTGGTGACGGTGACCTATACATGCTTCAAGTAGTTGGTGAGTCAATGAAGGATGCAGGAATTCTCGATGGAGACTGGGTTGTCATTAGATCACAGCCTGTCGTTGAGCAAGGTGAATTTGCAGCTGCTTTGATTGACGGAGAGGCAACTGTAAAGGAATTTCACAAAGATTCCTCAGGCATATGGCTCTTGCCCCATAATGACGCTTTTGATCCAATTCCAGGTGAGCACGCTGAAATTATGGGTAAAGTTGTATCAGTCATGCGTCGTTTATAA
- the ptsP gene encoding phosphoenolpyruvate--protein phosphotransferase: MTSTTVIKGTAVVPGVRYAKSVWISPRPELPQAGEVVAEDKREAEQERFTQAADIVAQRLTDRSQKAQGDAAEVLKATAGMVNDRGWRKTVAKGIKGGHPAEYAVVAATTKFISMFEAAGGVMVERTTDLRDIRDRVIAQLRGEAEPGLPSVNEEVILFADDLSPADTAALDTKYFVGLVTELGGPTSHTAIIARQLNVPCIVATGEKIHNVKTDVAVLVDGALGTVTLDADPDVARQAQQESKLLAERIAQWRGPAQTKDGHRVQLLANVQDGNAARIAATQSQAEGVGLFRTEMCFLSATQEPSVDEQAEVYKKVLEQFPDSKVVIRSLDAGSDKPVAFASMADESNPALGVRGLRVARANEPLLTRQLDAIAQAARELGRDEKSPTWVMAPMVATAREAKWFAGLCAERNLIAGAMIEVPAASLMADKLMPHLDFVSIGTNDLTQYTMAADRMSPQLAYLTDPWQPAVLRLIEHTCKEGKRLNTAVGVCGEAAADPLLACVLTGLGVSSLSAASTAIAGVGAQLAAVDLPTCQQAAAVALDAEGATEARAAVRDIIQP, from the coding sequence ATGACAAGTACCACTGTTATTAAAGGTACAGCAGTCGTACCTGGTGTGCGATATGCTAAGTCAGTATGGATTAGTCCGCGCCCAGAGCTGCCACAAGCAGGTGAAGTGGTAGCAGAAGATAAGCGAGAGGCAGAGCAAGAGCGCTTCACACAGGCTGCTGATATTGTGGCGCAGCGTCTGACGGATCGCTCGCAAAAAGCTCAAGGTGACGCAGCAGAGGTACTCAAAGCAACTGCCGGTATGGTCAATGATCGTGGTTGGCGCAAAACAGTTGCTAAAGGTATCAAAGGGGGACACCCAGCAGAATATGCGGTAGTTGCTGCTACAACAAAGTTCATCAGTATGTTCGAGGCTGCTGGTGGAGTCATGGTGGAGCGCACTACAGATTTACGTGATATACGTGATCGAGTAATTGCACAATTACGTGGTGAGGCAGAACCAGGTCTGCCGAGTGTGAATGAAGAAGTTATTCTTTTTGCTGATGATCTCTCACCTGCTGATACTGCGGCACTGGACACCAAGTATTTTGTTGGATTGGTTACCGAATTGGGTGGCCCTACCAGTCATACGGCAATCATTGCTCGACAGCTTAATGTTCCATGCATTGTTGCTACAGGCGAAAAAATACATAATGTCAAAACTGATGTAGCAGTTTTAGTTGATGGTGCCTTAGGTACTGTTACTTTGGATGCTGATCCTGATGTTGCGCGGCAGGCACAACAAGAATCAAAGTTACTTGCAGAGCGTATTGCTCAATGGCGAGGACCGGCGCAGACTAAAGATGGCCATCGGGTGCAGTTGCTTGCCAATGTGCAGGATGGCAATGCAGCACGTATTGCTGCGACACAGTCACAGGCAGAAGGTGTTGGGCTATTCCGCACAGAAATGTGTTTCTTGAGTGCTACACAAGAGCCTAGCGTCGATGAGCAGGCAGAAGTTTATAAGAAAGTTTTAGAGCAGTTTCCTGATTCTAAGGTGGTTATTCGCTCGCTTGATGCTGGTTCTGATAAGCCGGTAGCTTTTGCATCTATGGCTGATGAGAGCAATCCTGCACTTGGTGTTCGTGGTCTTCGAGTTGCTCGGGCAAATGAGCCATTGCTTACACGTCAGCTTGACGCTATTGCCCAGGCTGCGCGGGAACTTGGTCGTGATGAAAAATCACCAACATGGGTCATGGCTCCTATGGTGGCTACAGCACGTGAGGCGAAATGGTTTGCAGGTCTATGCGCTGAGCGAAATTTGATTGCTGGTGCGATGATTGAGGTACCGGCGGCATCATTGATGGCAGATAAGCTTATGCCTCATCTTGACTTTGTCTCTATTGGTACAAATGATTTGACTCAATACACTATGGCTGCTGATCGTATGTCACCGCAGTTGGCTTATCTTACTGATCCGTGGCAACCTGCTGTTCTTCGCTTGATTGAGCATACGTGTAAAGAAGGAAAACGATTAAATACAGCAGTAGGCGTTTGCGGCGAGGCTGCTGCAGACCCACTGCTAGCCTGTGTGCTGACTGGATTGGGAGTATCGTCTTTGTCTGCAGCTTCAACAGCCATTGCTGGTGTGGGCGCACAGCTTGCTGCAGTTGATTTGCCTACTTGCCAGCAGGCGGCTGCAGTTGCTTTGGACGCAGAGGGAGCTACAGAGGCTCGGGCAGCTGTGCGCGATATCATTCAACCATAA
- a CDS encoding DeoR/GlpR family DNA-binding transcription regulator gives MYSEERRRQIASLTALEGRVNVTELAARFNVTAETIRRDLALLDQEGIIHRVHGGAVASQAFQTTELSLDTRARSASGAKNAIAQAALEFIPHKNAGIFLDAGTTLAALAELMCATQGIPRCSIVTNSLSIALILADSGVHDVQLLGGTVRAITQAVVGDTALRTLALMRADVAFIGTNALTIDHGLSTADSQEAAIKSALITNASKVVVLCDSTKMGTDYLVSFGAITDIDVIITDENAPASFISSLREKGVEVIITQSS, from the coding sequence ATGTATTCCGAGGAACGAAGAAGACAAATTGCATCATTGACTGCGCTTGAGGGACGCGTTAATGTTACCGAACTTGCTGCACGATTTAATGTTACGGCTGAAACTATCCGACGTGATCTTGCGCTCTTAGATCAAGAAGGGATCATTCATCGAGTTCACGGTGGTGCAGTAGCCAGTCAAGCTTTCCAAACTACTGAGCTGAGTCTTGACACTCGTGCTAGATCAGCATCAGGAGCTAAAAATGCCATTGCACAAGCAGCACTAGAGTTTATTCCACATAAAAATGCAGGAATTTTTTTGGATGCGGGAACAACACTTGCTGCTTTAGCAGAACTGATGTGCGCAACTCAAGGTATACCACGTTGCTCTATCGTTACTAATAGTTTATCGATTGCACTTATACTTGCTGATTCAGGTGTGCATGACGTACAACTCCTAGGCGGAACAGTGCGCGCAATTACTCAGGCCGTCGTAGGCGATACAGCACTACGCACCCTAGCGCTCATGCGTGCCGATGTTGCTTTTATCGGCACCAACGCTCTTACTATTGACCACGGTTTATCTACCGCAGATTCGCAAGAAGCCGCCATCAAATCTGCGCTCATCACCAACGCATCCAAAGTGGTTGTACTATGCGATTCCACTAAAATGGGCACTGACTACTTAGTCAGTTTTGGTGCTATCACAGATATTGATGTCATCATCACCGATGAAAATGCTCCTGCTTCCTTCATCTCCTCTTTAAGAGAAAAAGGTGTAGAAGTCATCATTACCCAGTCTTCTTAA
- a CDS encoding hydrogen peroxide-inducible genes activator yields the protein MNNKEYRPTLAQLRTFVTIAENKHFGVAAQKLHISQPSLSQALSALEIGLEVQLIERSTRRVIITPAGEELLPYAKAVLDSADSFLSHAQGVSGMLSGPLTLGIIPTIAPYILPPLLTEINKDYSDLDLRIVEDQTQHLVQLLKDGQIDCALLALPIDQPGIEEISLYSENFVMVVPCNHPLAERNDLELTNLKDIDLILLDDGHCLREQSVNLCKKVDINPSNSPFSNTRASSLTTVMQLISSELGGTLVPESAIAVECSRVDVATAYFSDEVSAARQVGLIYRSSSSRSDEYHKLGTVINRAFHHSIATA from the coding sequence ATGAACAATAAAGAATATCGCCCTACGCTTGCTCAGTTACGCACTTTTGTCACCATCGCAGAAAACAAACACTTTGGAGTTGCCGCTCAAAAACTTCACATCTCCCAGCCCTCCCTTTCGCAAGCCTTATCTGCTTTAGAAATAGGTCTAGAAGTACAACTTATTGAAAGATCAACACGACGAGTCATCATCACTCCCGCAGGTGAGGAACTCCTCCCCTACGCTAAAGCAGTCCTAGACTCTGCCGATTCTTTCCTTTCCCATGCACAAGGCGTCTCTGGTATGTTGTCAGGACCATTAACATTAGGCATCATCCCCACAATTGCACCTTATATACTCCCACCGCTCTTAACGGAAATAAATAAAGATTACTCAGATCTGGATTTGCGCATCGTTGAAGATCAAACTCAACACCTGGTGCAGTTATTAAAAGATGGCCAAATAGACTGCGCACTTTTGGCTCTCCCCATTGACCAACCAGGCATTGAGGAAATATCGCTATACTCAGAAAACTTTGTCATGGTGGTTCCTTGCAATCACCCACTTGCTGAACGCAATGATTTAGAATTAACCAATCTCAAAGATATTGACCTTATTTTGCTTGACGACGGACACTGTCTTCGTGAACAATCAGTCAATTTATGTAAAAAAGTTGATATTAACCCCAGCAACTCACCTTTCAGTAACACCCGTGCCTCATCATTAACTACAGTGATGCAATTGATCAGTTCTGAATTAGGCGGAACTTTGGTACCCGAATCAGCAATTGCCGTCGAATGTTCGCGGGTCGATGTGGCAACCGCATATTTCAGTGATGAGGTTTCTGCGGCTCGCCAAGTAGGTCTTATCTATCGTAGTTCAAGCTCGCGTTCTGATGAATATCATAAATTAGGCACAGTCATCAACCGAGCTTTTCACCATAGCATTGCAACTGCATAG